The genomic segment CGAACCAATCATCTTGCGTCAAAATCGCCGTGATTTACGATGTTTTGACTGAAAATGACCCTCGCCGAAAATCATCAAGAAAACTTTAAAATCCCTGTCACCCTGCCGCTGCCGATGACGCATTGCTTGTTTGGCGGCTCATTTTTTTGGCCCTGCTGTAGCGGCGTCTCGATGTGCCCCGACGTCGTTATGCCCCAGAATCTTTGTGGGCTGATGTCCTTTTGAGCTGGTGTCCTTGAGGGCCGCGACAACGAGGGTGGGGACCCGGCGTCTTGATTGGAAGCCGCTCGCTTTAGAGACCGCTCGTTTAGAAGCCAGAGTCAATGCAGAGTCCGGCGGCGGCTAATGTCGCATCAAATCGGTGATCCGTCTCACCCCAGGCAGGGCGCGGGTAACCGTGATCGCCATGACCCGGTCGTTGTATGAATCGACGTTGCCTTTGATTTCAACGTCCCCGTCCCCACAGTCGGTAACGGTCAAATCGACACATCCCACTCGGGTGAGTGAGGATTTTACACGGAATTCGATGGACGGAAGACTTCGATTCATAGTTCGCCTCAACGGTAGGTGGCAATTCATCATGGCCTACCGTTGGAGGACGAATTCGTGCAAGGGACGTCACGCCACCTCGCTAGATGTTCGCAAGTTTTTTTCGCCGAGCGAATCTACTTCGGTTCATCCGTCCGCTTGAGCGTCACCGAGCGAAGATTGATCGGTTGCCAATGACCGGCGTCCGGTTTGATCCGAAAACTGTATTGGCCGGATTGATCAAATTCGATGGTTCCAAGCCTGCGGTCGTCGTAGTTTCCGTAGCCGCCCGTCGACTTGATTTCCACCGTTAGCAATTCGCCGGCGTGTCCAAAGCCAACACGACTCTTCTCCTTTTCCATCGACAGCGTCGCGGAGACTTCGTAGCGTCCCGGGCGATCGATGTTGATGTTCCATTCCACCCATGCTTGGTCATCCACCCAGTACCCGATGTGCGGAATGTCCGAATGGAACCGAATGTCGGCTTGCCGGCTACCTTCGTTGTTGTGGATATAGCCGGTGTCAGCCGAAAGCACCAAAGTGCCCTTCGCATCGGGCGTGGGCAGTTGGACGACGACTTGGGGCGCGCCATCGATTTTCATTTCAATCACACTGGCGGACTCATCGGGGGCGTCGCTTGGCAACGTTAATTCCACCCCGCTGTCGGTGGATTTTGCTGCGAGCACACTGCCGTCGGCCAACAATTTGGCATGGTGGACTTGATTCGTGATACCGGGAACCAAAAGCTTTCCATCCGCAGGCCAATCAAAAACGTGCAAGTACAAGTTCGTTTTGCCGTCCACTGATTTTGCGGTGCAGCGTCCCCAGTCCAATTTGGGCAGCGGACTGGCTGTCGTTCCGTAGATAGATTCGCCATTCACATCCATCCATTTTCCAACACCCTTTAGTCGCTCGACCGCCTCGGGCAGCAGCGTTCCTTGGCCGGTCGGGCTGACGTTCAACAGATAGTTGCCTCCCTTGCTGGCGATATCGATCAAATTGCGGACCAAGGTGGTGGTGGATTTAAAGTCGTTATCCCCTTTCTTGTAGCCCCAGCTGCCGCTGATGGGCATGCAGACCTCCCAGTCCTCTTCGCCCGGAGCATGAGGCGGGATTTGGCGTTCAAACGTTTTGTAGTCACCTCGGTAACCTTCGCCCAAACGATCATTGGTGATGACGTTGGGCTGCAATTTGGTCAGCGAATGCAATGCGTCGAACGATTCGCGGCTCATTTTTCGTGGCGTATCCCACCAAAAAATGCCGATCGGGCCGTACTCGGTGAGCAATTGCTTGACCTCGGGAACAGCCTTGTTCATCACGTATTCATCCGAGCTGACGCGTTGGATCGACTTGTCCCAACTGTTGCCAAAGCCACCAGGGTGATGCCAATCTTGGGCTTGAGAATAGTAGAAACCGAATCGAATGCCTTGTTCTTGGCATGCTTCGGCCAGCTCTTTCATGATGTCACGGCCAAACGGCGTCGCGTCGACGACGTTGAAGGGATTCGCTTTGGAATCGAACATCGCGAAACCATCATGATGCTTGGCCGTGATGACCAAGTATTTCATTCCCGCTTGCTTTGCCAGACCGACAAATTCTGACGCATCAAATTGTGTCGGATTGAACTGGGCGGCGTACTTTTCATATTCCGCGATCGGGATCTTCCCCCGAGCCATCATCCATTCAGCACTGTTGGGCAGCTTTTGGCCCTTGTATTCGCCGCCGACGGTCGAGTAGATGCCCCAGTGAACAAACATGCCGAACTTCGCTTGACGCCACCATTCGAGTCGCTCGTCGCGGGTTTCAATCGGCGGAGCGGTGTCTTGCGCGACGAGAACGCCACCGGTCAAAATAGTAAGTAGTCCGAGGCCCAGCAGTTGAAGATGGATCGTTTTCATGGAACTGAGATTCGTTAGATTGGGGAAGAGATCGTGAATAGATTTTTAACGTGAAGAGAGAGAGGTCGTATGCGACCAAAGCATCGTCGGTGACGCGAAAGTCGAAACCGATCAATAGCCGTTCTGGTTGCTCCTGTAGAAAAATGTTTCCACGTGGCATCCGTTTGCCGCTCTCGGTGTGAGAGCGGGCTGGTGCAACGGTGTTCGCAGGGATTGCCAACAGCGATTTATTCTACCGCAGGCTACTTTTTAGCGGGCTTCTTTTTTTTCGGCTGATTCACTTTGTTGTGGGCAGGGATTGGGCTTTCGAATCCTGCGTAGGCTTCCGGTTTGATCCCTCGTGCGTTGGTTTGGTTGCCGAAGGTGTTCGGATGGAACGGGCCGACGAAATCAATGTTCATATCGGGGGTAATCGCGTCTTCTAGCCCAATTGCCCAAAAGATCCCGTTGACAATCAATCGGCGGTATCCGTCGTTCGTCAGGTCTTCGGGCGTCCCGTAGAGCGACGTGAACACACGTCCGGTTTGCCCCGACTCGCTACGGTACGTGCGTGTCCATTCCGAAGGCATTGGCGGCTGAGTTTTCGAGGCCGGTGAGTCGGCTGTCATGCCATCGAGCGGCTGTGCCATTGTCAAGATTTCGCCATCGGTTGGCTTGCCGACATAACCGCCGGCTTGGACCCAGACGTCTTTGACACCTTGCAGGATCGGGTGATCTTTCATGGCGTCCACAATGGTGATGCGAGTGCTTTGCACATGATTTCGGCCGTAGTGGCCCACCCAGGTTTGTCCAAGCACTTGGTGACCAAAGCCAAGTTCGTAGCCCTCGACTTTGGAATTGAATGAGTATTTTGCGTATGGTTGGTCGGCGGGGATTTGGAACCCGTGAGTCGCCGTCCGCATCCCGACGATGGGGCCACCACGACGAAGGTAATCGTCAAAGTGCTTCATTTGTTCGGCAGGAAAGTTTTGAAATCGCAAAAACACGACGGCTAAATCCGCTGTGTCGAGCGCTTCCAATCCCGGCATGTTCGAAGGCTTGCCCGCTACGATTTCCCCTGTCTCAGGATCAATGTTGAACAGCACGGTGCATTTGAAACCGTGGTGCTTTGCCAACAGTCGGGCAAGTGCCGGTAGCGATTCTTCGGAGCGATATTCGTGGTCGCCGGCCATAAACACGATGTGCTTGCCTTTGCCCACCCCTTCCTCTCCTTCGTAGACAAGCGTTTCCGCCTGAGCGGTGCCAATCAGGCTTGCAATTGCGACAACAAACAGGACTGCAAATTTCATAGGTGAATCTCGGTGAGGGGGATGTGGCGAGCAAGCGGCCGTAGCGGAACTCGCCAAAAGTTTCGGGAAGCATACATCAATCAAAACGAAAGTCTCGAATGAATTCCGTTACGCTGAATTAGCACGAACTCTACAGAAAAGAATGCTTCACAGCGTTGCGGTTCTACTGTTGGAAAGAAACTACGGTTCGAATGTCAATTGGATCTTGTCAAGCATCGGCTTCGATTCGTTGGAAGTCGTGTCGGTCATTTTTACCTCGAATTGGAATCCAAAGCCGGCGGGCAAATTGGACAGGTCAAGCGAGGCGGGGGTTTTAGCGATCTGTTTGGCAAAGCCAGGCATCGAGTCGTACGTTTCCTTGACCACGTGCCAATCGCTCCAGTGATCAACGTTTCCGTCGCCGGTCGTGTCCACGCCGACGCGTGTTTCGACTTGTTCGACCCACGGTCCCGGACTGGTGAAATCTGTTTTTTGTTGGGTGACCAAATAGAACTGGCCTTCGGCAAATGCGATGTCGGGATCGGGGTGTCCGTTGCCAATATTGCCGCAGAAGGTAAACGGTTGGTCGAGGCTTGGTGAGGTGAACCAAGCAACGCTCATCGGTTTGCCATGTTCGGGATCATAGTCGCCAAACAAATAATATTGTCCTCCGATGCTGATCGCAGCCCAATCGCCAAATGCTTCTTGCTCGGGTTCGTGGATTTCGTATTCCGCAACATTGGTTTTGTAGTTTTCGGGATCTTCCTTCGCCCAGTGTGGGTGTTTGTAGGTTCCGATCTTGCCGGTTGGTTTCGTGCGATGATCGACTGCCGCCCCCAGGATTTTGAAATTCGAGACGCCATCGTCGCTGACTGCATGTCCGGCCAGCGGCGAGTCCCAAGATCGTTTGCTGGCGTTAATGGGGCTCCAGTCTTCGTAAATGACATGGAATTTCCCCTCCAAATCACGGATGAAACCGCTGTCCGACCCGTGGGAGGGATCGTTCAGGGCTTTGCCCATGTTTTTGCCCGGCTTGCCATCGGTCAGATCATCATCGACATAGACATGAGGGTCTTGGTCGTTTGGAAAGTCGTAGTAGATGTACGTTTTGCCGTCGACGTGTTCCGCCGACGTTACCCATTTTGAGAATCCTTCGGTGACCGGGCCATGATGGACCCAGTTGACCATGTCGCGGCTTTGCCATGCATGGTAGCCCCCTAGTCCCTTGTTCAGTCCTCCGGGCGCATCGAACTGATTGGCAAACGGGGTTGTCATCAGCGGGATGTCAAATCCGTCCAGCGTTGCTGGTTCCGGTTGAAACGCCGATTTTGCAGCCCCCTGCTTGCCCGATTTTTTGGCGCCCCCGTAGCGACCAAAGATCCAGTAGTTTTTGGGGCCGAGGCTCAGCATGACCGGAGCGTCCGCAAGGTTAGCGGGGCCGATGTTGTCGACGGGGTTCCAGTTTTGCCAAACCGGCGATTGCTGGAACACAATCGACTGTGCCGAGCGTTTTTGCTCGAAGCGTTTTAGCGTGCTTCGCAGTGTGCCCGTTTTGCTCGTTGGGCTGGCGACACCTTCCTTGATCTCGATTTGGCCTTTCTCGGATGTTTCCTGTTGCCACTGTTCTTGAGTGTCGATGACCCAAGTTTCGTTTGCAACCGACGGGCACGTTACTGCGGCCGAGACTAGTAATGCCGCTACGGAAGAGAGGTTGATGCGAATCATGGTAGAAAAGAATGTTGCTGGAAAAGGGAAAGTGGATCAGAGGGGGGGCTGCGTGCGGCGGGTTCGAATCCAAGGGGCCGCAATGGAGTGGTGCCGATGGCCGGATGTCGAGTACCATAGGTCGAGAGCAACAGGTCGAGTGTCAGTCGATCTTGGGGGCGTCCCAATCAGGAATGCCGCTTTCTTCTTTTTGCTTATTGAATTGATCGCGGAATGGTTTAGCGACATCCAGCGACGCATCTTCGTTGACCATCAGCGGACGAACTTCGTCCCACCACGCGTCAAAGGCCGAACGCATTTCGTGGGTCACTTCGGGGTATTTCGCAGCGACGTTGTTCTCTTCGCCTGGATCTTGCTCGATGTTGTAAAGTTCGTCGTTAACCAGCCGCCACTTCTCGCTTCGCACCGCATAGTTTTTGTACTTCGCGTGATCGGGATTGGGATCCCCTTTGCCGAAATTCCCCGGAGCTCCGGTTTTGGCCCAGCGGCCGACGTGAAAGAACGTTTTACGGTCAGACCACGAAGCGTTTGGATCTTTGATCAAGGGCACGAGGCTGCGTCCATCCAAATCCAAGCCAGTTGGCACTGTGGCGCCAGCGATTTCAGCGAGCGTCGGAAACAGGTCGTAGTGGCGCGTCAAGCGATCAATGTCGACACCCGGCTTGGTCAACCCCGGCAAACGCATGAACAGCGGTACCCGTGAACCGCCCTGGTGTGGCGATCCTTTTGCCCCTTTCATGCCTGCGTTATAGACCGTTGCTCCTTTGGCACTGCCGTTGTCGGTCATGAAGATCAGCAGCGTATTATCCGCTAGGTTCCACTCGTCCAACTTCTGCATCAGCAATCCCATGTTCTCGTCGATATTGACGATCATGCCTAAGAACGCATTGGTGGGCGACGAACACTTGTCTTTGTACAGATCCGAGTAGCGTTTCTCGACGTGGTAAGGACCGTGCGGTGCGTTGGTCGGAATGTAAGCGAAAAACGGCTGCTTCGGTTTCGTGCCGGTTCCTGCGTCTTCGCCAGCGGTGTTCTTGATCCAACCGAGTGCCTTGCGAAAGAAGACGTCGGTGCAATAACCCTTGGTCTGCACAAACCGACCGTTGTGTTTGATGATCGGGTCAAAGTAGCTGGTGCCCGGAGCGTCGCTTTGCGTCCCCGCAAAGTTTTGACCGATGCCGCCTGCGCCGTGGATAAACGTTTCGTCAAATCCGCGGTTTTCGGGTTGGTAGGGATCATCATCGCCAAGGTGCCACTTGCCAAAGATTCCGGTCGTGTAACCGGCCGACTTCAGCACTTGGGCAATCGTGGTGGCGCTGAGAGTCATACGGTCTCGCTCGAGAATCGTATGCGTGATGCCATTTTTAAACGGGGCTCGGCCGGACATCAGTGCGGCTCGTGTCGGCGCACATGTCGGGCTGGCGTGGAAATCGGTAAACCGCGTGCTTTGAGCATGCAGTTTGTCGAGGTTGGGAGTTTCCAAAAACGGGTGCCCATGGCATCCCAAGTCGCCATAGCCTTGGTCGTCGGTCATCACCAACACGATGTTCGGTGGACTAGGCTCGGAACCGGACTGCTCGCCTTGTGCGGCAGCCCCCTGCGGTCCCATCGCGAACCCAATCAGTAAAGCCGCAATCAAGCGATGTCGTGTAAATTTGGTGCGTGCAACAGCTGTCATCGTGAATACTACTTTCTATTCTTTTGCGTCGATCTGGCGACGCAGGGGATCGTTAAATGCAAACTCGATTGACTAGTTTTCCGGTGTCCAAGGACGCTGGCCGTTCTTTTCCTGCAGGAATTTGGCGTCAACGGTTTGATACCAACGGTGCAATCGACTTCGCATTTGGTCCACTCGCTCAGGCATCGATGACGCGAGGTCGTTTGTTTCGCCAATGTCCGTCGCCAGGTTGTAGAGGTGGACGCGGCCGTCCTCGTAACGCTCGATCAATTTGAAATCGCCTTCGCGAATCGCACCGCCGGGAATGCCGCCTTGGTTGCTGTAGTGCGGGTAATGCCAATACAGCGTTTCGCGGTCAAGCGAGTTGCCCCGGAGCGCCGGGCGGATGTCGATTCCATCGATTTCGTGCTGAACGTTGACTCCGGCCGAAGCGGCAAGCGTCGGGAACAAGTCGATCGAGCAGATCGGTTCGGCTGATTCCGAGCCGGCCTTTGTGATTCCTGGGAACCGGACGATCCACGGCACCCGGATGCCACCTTCGTAAACCCATCCCTTGCCGCCACGAAGGGGCAAGTTGCTGGTCGGCGAGCCTTCGGATGTAGACAACCCGCCATTGTCCGATGTGAAAATCACCACGGTGTTGTCCGCGACTCCCGAGTCTTCCAACTGCTGCAACACTTTCCCAACGGCTTGGTCCATGGCTTCGACCATCGCGGCGTAGACCGCATGTTTTTGCAGGGTTCGTACCTTGCGTGGCTTGTTGCCAAACACCTGTTCTTCGTCACCAAACTCTTGGCCGCTGATTGCGGACGCTTTCTTCTTGTATTTCTCAACCAAATCGGGTCGCCCCATCAGCGGCGTATGGACCGAATAGAATGACAAGTACGCGAGGAACGGCTTGTCTTGATTGGCTTTTATGAACGAAGCCGTGTCGCGGGCCAAACGATCGGGCAAGTGATCGCCAGCAGGACTTTCTTCCTTCATTTGTGGGTTTTCAAACGGCGCGAAGTATCGCTTTCCTGAATAAGGCCCGCCGCGGCTGTACCCTCCGATGTTGACATCGAAACCACGGTTCTGAGGATAGTATTCCTCGCTCTCACCCAAGTGCCACTTGCCGGCGAAGAAGGTTGCATATCCTTGCCCCTTGAGTGCTTGGGCAATCGTGATTTCGTCCAGCGGCATGTTGTCGTTCAGCGGCGCCGGATTGAATTTACCGCCTCGTTTGCCTGAGAAAAAATTGGTCGCGTCGACGCGTGTCGGATACTTGCCCGTCATCAAACTGTAGCGGGTTGGTGAACAAACCGGATTGGCTGCGTAGCCGTCGGTAAATCGCATTCCCGATTCCGCCAATCGATTGATGTGCGGCGTTTCATAGAAACAGTCGGGGTTGTTCGCCCCCACATCCATGTAACCAAGATCGTCTACCAAAAAGACAACAAAGTTTGGTGTTCGCTGCGAGTCCGTCTCGGCCCCACGGACGGTTGGCACGCCCACGAGACTCATAAGCGTCGGTACGCAAAGTAGCCATACCAAACGTAAACTCATATCTATATTTTTCATGTTCTACTCGTATTTCGCGTCGAGGTGCATTTTGCGTCGGAAGGCTATGCCGCAAATTCTAACCGATGCAGAACCATGATAGTTCCATCAATCGTCAGCGAGGTGGGCGTTTAGGGCGGGGAAGCCGGGCGTTCGGCGACGAAGGGGGATGCAAATGGTCCCCTTCGGTTTGCGTCCAAAACGATTTTATCTCGACCCATCATGGTTGCGCTCGCACCTCGATCGATTGTGAAATGCGACATCTCGTTAATCATTTGCGACGCTCCGCTGAGTGTTTTTTTCGGTAAGCCCGGTTCACGCCAGTTACCGATTGATCTCATCCGCCGTGATAAAACCATTTTTGTCTCGATCCATCCTGTCGAATTGACGCTTGAAAATGGAGGCAAACTCGGCGCGAGTCAACCGTTGGTCTTCGTCGGTATCAGCAATCGTGAACGAAGGGTGGGCGTGTTCGCTGGGCGTTAAGACGCCGTCTTGGTTCTTGTCTTTGCGGTCAAAGCCGCCAACAAAATGATTGATGTACTCCTGTTGCGAGACTCGGCCATCGTTGTCTGCGTCCTTTTCTGCGATTGACGCCGAAGACTGCGAGCCTGCTTTGGGTTTGCCGGTCACCGAGAGTGCTTGCGACGAATACGATTGATTGGTTTTCTTGATATCGGGATAGCTGCGAAGGAAATTGTTTTCGTCAATTAGGTTGATGACGTAATGCGTGGTCGCTGGGGGCAGTTTGACGGAGACAAGGTTTTTATCCTGCAGGATGGTTGCCGGTTTGCGGAACCACTCTTCGTCACGGTCGCCGCCATTGAGCGTATAGATCAAATCTGCTCGCGCGAGCTTTGCTCCGTTTTCTTGATACCAAAATGCAACTTCATTTCCTTGACTTTGGTGAGACAGAACCGTGCAGGCGTTCTGTTTCCCGGGTAGATCCCCTTGATAGTCAGGATTGTAGCTGGGATAGCTTGCGTTCATCTCGGTCAGTATCTCGGTCAGCTTTTGATTCATCGCCTCCGCTTTTTCCGGCATGGCTGCGGCAAGGTTTTTCGCTTCTTCGATATCGACTCGCTGTTGTTGGTTTCCGTTGGTTTGATAGAGCTGGAATAGTTCCAATTCGTCAGTTCCGTCGTTGTTGACATGATCGTAGTTGCGGATCAGTTTGTAGTCGCCGATTCGAATTGTGCTTTCCAACGCAACGCCATGAGGAAAGTGCCACATCATTGTATCACGAGTCGTGCCATCGGCATGCTTTACCAGTGCCGGATTGGTCGGATCATTTAACAGCAGTTGCGAAAGATCGCATCCGTCGAGATGTTTGTCTGACGGTTTGCTGGATCCCGTTAATGCAAGAATGGTCGGGTAGAAATCGAGCCCGTTGACCATCACGTCGGATTGAACGCCGGGCTGGATACCAGGCCCGACAATGAACAATGGCACACGAGTTCCGCCTTCCTTGGCCGAGATTTTACCGCGGTCCAGCGGATTGTTGTCGGTGTAGCGTTCCTTCGGACCGCCTTCCATCCCACCATTGTCGGATGTAAAGATGACGTAAGTGTTTTCGCTTAACTTGTGTCCAGGCCAACGAGGGTCGTCGGTTTCATCCAAGTAGTCAAAGAGTTGGCCAGAGTAATAATCCAACATCTCAACCATCGCACAGTAGTACGGATTGAGCTGCCCGGCGGTTTCGCGAGTGACGGTGTGGCGAGGGTCAACGCCCAGTTTGTCGACGTATTTGTCAAGCAACGCTTTGCATCGCGTCTGGATTGGCGAATGCACTAACCAAGTCGCGTAGTAAAGAAAGAACGGCTTGTCCTTGTTTTCACGTAAAAACGTCAGTGCATCTTGATTCGTCTGATCCAGCGGGTATCCGTTTTCATCCAGACGAAAGGGATCATCCACTGCATCGGTGGCAAAGCCTGACAAGCGATCCTTCATACCCGTTTGCACCCCTCGATCGGAGCGAGAGTAATCGAATCCGACGTCGGTGGGTTGTGGGAACGCATGATGATCGATCGCGATATGCCATTTCCCCGAATGGCCGGTGACATAGCCATTTTGTTTTAATGCTAGCGCCAATGTGAATTCGTCCTCCGGCATGCGACCGCTGTACCACGGATCCATTATTCGCGACCCCTTTTGGTTGTGCGGGGTTGGCGGTGCACCGCCGACGACATGCGTTTTCTGAGCACGCGCCGGATGATTTCCGCTCATGATGGCGCAGCGGCTTGGCGCGCAGGTGGGCGCCGGTGAATAGGCTTGCCAGAACATCACGCCCTTTTTCGCGAACGCATCAAGGTTCGGCGTTTCCATCGGCGAGGGCTCGTCAATGTCGTAACACTTCAAATCTTGCCAGCCTAAATCGTCCGTGAACATCAAAATGACGTTCGGCTTCGGTTGCTCTGCATCGACGGATACTCCCAGGAACGCAAACGAGACAAGCAGTACTAAAACGATGCGATAGTTCATGTTTCGATGAAGGTTTTGGGAAGAGGTGGGGCATGGTCGCGGTTACGCTAGTGCGTCAGGTGAATCACATAAGATTTGGGTGCAACGCCCTTGCATCGCTAATCAAACGATGGCCGGACGTTTTTGTCATTGACAGACTCATTTTGCGTTTCGTTGGGATCGGGCGATCAGCCTTCGATTTCAATCCGGCATTGTCACACCAAGCTGCTAGCGATTCGAAGTTTTCACCCATAGATCGAGGTGATGCGTGTCGGCGTTGGGGAACTCGCTTGAATCGAGCAACGTGGATAGCTTTTGCCAAGTTCCTGTCGTCGGTTTGTCAACGTACGCATATCCGACCAACGACAACCATTCACTGTTGTTCTTGTCCATCGAATATCCCGTCGTGTCACGATAGTAATCGTGATGCGGGTGATTTGCCGGCAATGTGAAATCGAGTTTCTCTTTGTCGACAAAGTAATAAGGGTCAGTGGTGATGATTTCTTGATTCGTTTTTGTATTACGAATACGCATCAGCGGCATCGTCCCGCTCACCGGTTGCGTCAAGACTTGGAATGCCTTTTTGCCGTCTGAGTTTTCAACGGTTGTCATCGGCGAGTCGGCTGGATCGAACGTCAAGAGTCCATAGTCGACGTCATCAACCAATCTCGTTGCCTGTTCGATGACTTTGGCCCGTTTTCCAACGACCAGATAACTGCGAAACCAAATCGTGCTGCCAGGAACGATTTGGATCTTGGGGATGATTTCGCATACATCGTAGTTGCGGAAACTGTTCTCGGGACGTGTGGCCCAGTCTTTCCATACGTTTTTGTACAGGGGTTCGCTAGCACGCCAATCTCGATACAGCGAATGTTTGAACTGGCAATACGGTTGCCCGGCAGCCTTGCGTGCCAATTCGGCTTCGAGATGCTTGTCGCGTCCGTAAACCAACGCCAAGCTGGGACTATCGTCATCATCGGAGGCACACGAGATGTTCCAGCCGCCGGTGTCGCGGACATCGACAGTCCCGTGCTCGCTCAAGAAACCCTCACGCTGCAGCAATTTGCCTTCCGGAGAACTGACGTAACGCAGCGGCAGGCTGCTGATGCGGGTGCCGCCCCAAGGAGCGTTCAGATGATCAAATACGATGTCATCGCGAGTGCTGAAGTTGTGAACGACCCACGTCAATTCGATCACGCCGTTGCCGACGTCGCGAATTTGGGTGTAGTACAGCAGTGGTGAACGATGAACCGTTTTGATCTGTGGAACGAGGCCCCAATTGAGCATTCGGATCGTGCGGTTTTGAGCGTCCATTTCGGATGCCAGCAGCGGACAGTACAGCGATTTCACCGCGGAATCACCAGGGATGTACGCGCCCGAGTTATGAATGAAAAACGATGTTGCGTACGGCGATTGTCGAATGCGTTCGAGCGTTTCGCTTGGGACACCGCGAGCGGTTCTGCCATCGATGCCGTTGTATTTGGTGCACACGGCAACGAATTGCCAGACCTCGTCGTTCCACGGCGAGACTTTACCGCCCGCAGCACGCCAAGACGGTGGCACGCTTTCACCGAACGGCCCTCGCAGGGAATAGATTTGTCCGCCTTGGCCAACACGCAACTTGAACGAGTTGTCTTCGTCTTGCCGGTGCACCATTTCCGCAAGGAATACCGGTCGCTCATCGAGTCGTTCATCCCACAAACTTTCGCTCGGGGTGAATTTCGAGGTGAACGTTGTGTCGCCACGTTGGCCATCGGCGAGTTGGACCGTGGGGTTGGGAAAGACATCCAAGAATGACTGCGCCGACGCAAATGGATGAATCAGCAGAGTCAGAAAGGGGACGGTCCAGCGCAGTTGCGTTGTCATTGGGAAGGAATCTCGGCGGGAAGGTCTGCGGAACAATACGAAGGTGGGATGGTGAGGCGGGCAAGCTCGGCTGTGAGCCGGGTTAGCGACGTAGCGATGAGAAGTTCTTAGCGTTTGGTTTGGCGGGCAGACTCGTTTTCCACTTCTCGATCTTGTCAACCAATTCCGA from the Novipirellula caenicola genome contains:
- a CDS encoding BON domain-containing protein codes for the protein MNRSLPSIEFRVKSSLTRVGCVDLTVTDCGDGDVEIKGNVDSYNDRVMAITVTRALPGVRRITDLMRH
- a CDS encoding alpha-L-fucosidase, translating into MKTIHLQLLGLGLLTILTGGVLVAQDTAPPIETRDERLEWWRQAKFGMFVHWGIYSTVGGEYKGQKLPNSAEWMMARGKIPIAEYEKYAAQFNPTQFDASEFVGLAKQAGMKYLVITAKHHDGFAMFDSKANPFNVVDATPFGRDIMKELAEACQEQGIRFGFYYSQAQDWHHPGGFGNSWDKSIQRVSSDEYVMNKAVPEVKQLLTEYGPIGIFWWDTPRKMSRESFDALHSLTKLQPNVITNDRLGEGYRGDYKTFERQIPPHAPGEEDWEVCMPISGSWGYKKGDNDFKSTTTLVRNLIDIASKGGNYLLNVSPTGQGTLLPEAVERLKGVGKWMDVNGESIYGTTASPLPKLDWGRCTAKSVDGKTNLYLHVFDWPADGKLLVPGITNQVHHAKLLADGSVLAAKSTDSGVELTLPSDAPDESASVIEMKIDGAPQVVVQLPTPDAKGTLVLSADTGYIHNNEGSRQADIRFHSDIPHIGYWVDDQAWVEWNINIDRPGRYEVSATLSMEKEKSRVGFGHAGELLTVEIKSTGGYGNYDDRRLGTIEFDQSGQYSFRIKPDAGHWQPINLRSVTLKRTDEPK
- a CDS encoding ThuA domain-containing protein, with translation MKFAVLFVVAIASLIGTAQAETLVYEGEEGVGKGKHIVFMAGDHEYRSEESLPALARLLAKHHGFKCTVLFNIDPETGEIVAGKPSNMPGLEALDTADLAVVFLRFQNFPAEQMKHFDDYLRRGGPIVGMRTATHGFQIPADQPYAKYSFNSKVEGYELGFGHQVLGQTWVGHYGRNHVQSTRITIVDAMKDHPILQGVKDVWVQAGGYVGKPTDGEILTMAQPLDGMTADSPASKTQPPMPSEWTRTYRSESGQTGRVFTSLYGTPEDLTNDGYRRLIVNGIFWAIGLEDAITPDMNIDFVGPFHPNTFGNQTNARGIKPEAYAGFESPIPAHNKVNQPKKKKPAKK
- a CDS encoding arylsulfatase — translated: MGPQGAAAQGEQSGSEPSPPNIVLVMTDDQGYGDLGCHGHPFLETPNLDKLHAQSTRFTDFHASPTCAPTRAALMSGRAPFKNGITHTILERDRMTLSATTIAQVLKSAGYTTGIFGKWHLGDDDPYQPENRGFDETFIHGAGGIGQNFAGTQSDAPGTSYFDPIIKHNGRFVQTKGYCTDVFFRKALGWIKNTAGEDAGTGTKPKQPFFAYIPTNAPHGPYHVEKRYSDLYKDKCSSPTNAFLGMIVNIDENMGLLMQKLDEWNLADNTLLIFMTDNGSAKGATVYNAGMKGAKGSPHQGGSRVPLFMRLPGLTKPGVDIDRLTRHYDLFPTLAEIAGATVPTGLDLDGRSLVPLIKDPNASWSDRKTFFHVGRWAKTGAPGNFGKGDPNPDHAKYKNYAVRSEKWRLVNDELYNIEQDPGEENNVAAKYPEVTHEMRSAFDAWWDEVRPLMVNEDASLDVAKPFRDQFNKQKEESGIPDWDAPKID
- a CDS encoding sulfatase, whose translation is MKNIDMSLRLVWLLCVPTLMSLVGVPTVRGAETDSQRTPNFVVFLVDDLGYMDVGANNPDCFYETPHINRLAESGMRFTDGYAANPVCSPTRYSLMTGKYPTRVDATNFFSGKRGGKFNPAPLNDNMPLDEITIAQALKGQGYATFFAGKWHLGESEEYYPQNRGFDVNIGGYSRGGPYSGKRYFAPFENPQMKEESPAGDHLPDRLARDTASFIKANQDKPFLAYLSFYSVHTPLMGRPDLVEKYKKKASAISGQEFGDEEQVFGNKPRKVRTLQKHAVYAAMVEAMDQAVGKVLQQLEDSGVADNTVVIFTSDNGGLSTSEGSPTSNLPLRGGKGWVYEGGIRVPWIVRFPGITKAGSESAEPICSIDLFPTLAASAGVNVQHEIDGIDIRPALRGNSLDRETLYWHYPHYSNQGGIPGGAIREGDFKLIERYEDGRVHLYNLATDIGETNDLASSMPERVDQMRSRLHRWYQTVDAKFLQEKNGQRPWTPEN
- a CDS encoding sulfatase-like hydrolase/transferase, whose product is MNYRIVLVLLVSFAFLGVSVDAEQPKPNVILMFTDDLGWQDLKCYDIDEPSPMETPNLDAFAKKGVMFWQAYSPAPTCAPSRCAIMSGNHPARAQKTHVVGGAPPTPHNQKGSRIMDPWYSGRMPEDEFTLALALKQNGYVTGHSGKWHIAIDHHAFPQPTDVGFDYSRSDRGVQTGMKDRLSGFATDAVDDPFRLDENGYPLDQTNQDALTFLRENKDKPFFLYYATWLVHSPIQTRCKALLDKYVDKLGVDPRHTVTRETAGQLNPYYCAMVEMLDYYSGQLFDYLDETDDPRWPGHKLSENTYVIFTSDNGGMEGGPKERYTDNNPLDRGKISAKEGGTRVPLFIVGPGIQPGVQSDVMVNGLDFYPTILALTGSSKPSDKHLDGCDLSQLLLNDPTNPALVKHADGTTRDTMMWHFPHGVALESTIRIGDYKLIRNYDHVNNDGTDELELFQLYQTNGNQQQRVDIEEAKNLAAAMPEKAEAMNQKLTEILTEMNASYPSYNPDYQGDLPGKQNACTVLSHQSQGNEVAFWYQENGAKLARADLIYTLNGGDRDEEWFRKPATILQDKNLVSVKLPPATTHYVINLIDENNFLRSYPDIKKTNQSYSSQALSVTGKPKAGSQSSASIAEKDADNDGRVSQQEYINHFVGGFDRKDKNQDGVLTPSEHAHPSFTIADTDEDQRLTRAEFASIFKRQFDRMDRDKNGFITADEINR